The following coding sequences lie in one Drosophila sulfurigaster albostrigata strain 15112-1811.04 chromosome 2R, ASM2355843v2, whole genome shotgun sequence genomic window:
- the LOC133835859 gene encoding uncharacterized protein LOC133835859, with translation MVGPFMQGILLIGIIYWYSKSMMSMINDYYRSEFQRKIQSASNSKPAEETPLSVDNFMDYVRELDNTPEADEQTVCSDSKRPVEPQLGYSYNLIRFLKITGSFSAFDICIPQRTAADSCIS, from the exons ATGGTGGGTCCATTTATGCAAGGCATATTGCTCATTGGCATTATCTATTG GTATTCCAAGAGCATGATGTCAATGATCAACGATTATTATCGCAGTGAGTTTCAACGAAAAATCCAAAGTGCAAGTAACTCGAAGCCAGCGGAAGAGACGCCTCTAAGCGTAGACAACTTTATGGATTATGTGCGTGAACTGGATAACACGCCGGAAGCGGATGAGCAGACAGTTTGCAGCGATTCAAAACGTCCAGTGGAACCACAATTAGGTTATTCCTACAATCTGATAAGATTCTTGAAGATTACAGGATCATTTTCTGCTTTTGACATTTGCATTCCGCAGCGAACAGCTGCCGACAGCTGTATAAGCTAG